From the Acidiferrobacteraceae bacterium genome, one window contains:
- a CDS encoding circularly permuted type 2 ATP-grasp protein produces the protein MGITFTVYSEEEGGSIDRAWPFDIIPRVILKKEWNKIEKGLLQRVRALNLFIDDLYHKQRIVKAGVFPAELLENSKNFRPECVGINPKYRVWAHICGSDLVRDKDGTMYVLEDNLRVPSGVSYMLENRAIMKRVFPDLFEHYNIQPVDAYPAKLYDMLASISPRRRDKPEIVVLTPGIYNSAYFEHAYLAQQMGVELVEGRDLFVDTDDCVYMRTVGGLERVDVIYRRIDDLFLDPEAFNPESMLGVPGLLRAWKAGKVSLANAPGAGVADDKVVYAFLPKVIKYYLGEEPIIPNVPTYLCIDKKERDYVLANLDKLVVKPANESGGYGMLIGPQADKEEREQFARLIRRDPRNYIAQPLLTLSTTPTLTGQHAEPRHLDLRPFILSGKDQYVTMGGLTRVALKKGSTVVNSSQGGGSKDTWIVDA, from the coding sequence ATGGGCATCACCTTCACTGTGTATTCGGAGGAAGAGGGTGGCTCCATCGACCGCGCCTGGCCCTTCGACATCATTCCCCGTGTCATCCTCAAAAAGGAATGGAACAAGATCGAAAAGGGATTGCTGCAACGGGTGCGGGCACTGAACCTCTTTATCGACGATCTCTACCACAAGCAGCGCATCGTCAAGGCCGGCGTGTTTCCGGCGGAGTTGCTGGAGAACTCGAAGAATTTTCGTCCCGAGTGTGTCGGCATCAATCCCAAGTACCGGGTGTGGGCACACATCTGCGGGTCCGACCTGGTGCGTGACAAGGACGGCACCATGTACGTACTCGAAGACAATCTGCGCGTGCCCTCCGGGGTGTCCTACATGCTCGAGAACCGCGCCATCATGAAGCGCGTGTTCCCGGACCTGTTCGAGCACTACAACATCCAGCCGGTGGATGCCTACCCGGCCAAGTTATACGACATGCTGGCTTCGATCTCGCCACGCAGGCGCGACAAGCCGGAGATTGTTGTGCTCACCCCCGGCATCTACAATTCCGCGTACTTTGAGCACGCCTACCTGGCACAACAGATGGGCGTGGAACTGGTGGAGGGACGCGACCTGTTCGTGGATACGGATGACTGCGTGTACATGCGCACCGTCGGCGGCCTCGAACGCGTGGACGTGATCTATCGCCGCATCGACGACCTGTTCCTCGACCCGGAGGCATTCAACCCTGAATCCATGCTGGGTGTGCCGGGCCTGCTGCGTGCGTGGAAGGCGGGCAAGGTCAGTCTCGCCAACGCGCCCGGGGCCGGGGTCGCCGACGACAAGGTCGTCTATGCCTTTCTGCCCAAGGTGATCAAGTATTATCTCGGCGAGGAGCCCATCATCCCGAACGTGCCAACCTACCTGTGCATCGACAAGAAGGAGCGCGACTACGTGCTCGCCAATCTCGACAAGCTGGTGGTCAAACCGGCCAACGAATCCGGCGGCTACGGCATGCTCATCGGGCCCCAGGCGGACAAGGAGGAACGGGAACAATTCGCGCGACTGATTCGCCGCGATCCCCGCAATTACATCGCCCAGCCCTTGCTGACCCTGTCGACCACCCCGACCCTGACGGGCCAGCACGCCGAACCGCGCCACCTCGACCTGCGCCCGTTCATCCTTTCCGGCAAGGACCAATATGTCACCATGGGCGGACTCACCCGGGTGGCACTGAAGAAGGGTTCCACCGTGGTCAACTCCTCCCAGGGGGGTGGCAGCAAGGACACCTGGATCGTGGACGCCTGA
- a CDS encoding LysR family transcriptional regulator has translation MDRLTGMQVFALVVETGSFSAASERLGISRAAASKYVSQLEAHLGGRLLHRTTRRVNPTEPGRAYFERCKEILQNLEEAEGMVSGLSQQPRGLLRMSAPSNLASRHIMPMVSEFMQTYPEITVELMCSERAVDLVDEGYDLALRISAMPDPELIARRLAPIRHVLVASPGYLAQHPPPTRPQDLEQHACVLYSHTPNATWHFTKDGTRTSVKVSGSMITDNPDVILESAITGLGITYLPSFLISDPIRSGELRLVLEDYKATEMSLYAVYASRKYLPAKTRVFIDFIKERISDPPYWDHFLNERR, from the coding sequence ATGGACAGGCTCACCGGGATGCAGGTGTTCGCGCTGGTGGTGGAGACCGGGAGTTTCTCGGCGGCCAGCGAACGCCTGGGAATTTCCCGCGCCGCCGCCAGCAAATACGTTTCCCAGCTAGAGGCCCACCTCGGCGGCCGCCTGCTGCACCGCACCACCCGCCGTGTGAATCCCACCGAACCGGGCCGCGCCTACTTCGAACGCTGCAAGGAGATCCTCCAGAACCTGGAAGAAGCCGAGGGCATGGTGTCGGGTCTCAGCCAGCAGCCACGGGGCTTGCTGCGCATGAGCGCCCCGAGCAATCTTGCGTCGCGGCATATCATGCCCATGGTCAGCGAATTCATGCAGACCTACCCCGAGATCACGGTGGAGCTCATGTGCAGCGAGAGGGCTGTGGATTTGGTGGACGAAGGCTACGATCTCGCGCTACGCATCAGCGCCATGCCCGACCCGGAGCTGATCGCGCGCCGCCTGGCGCCCATTCGCCATGTGCTGGTTGCTTCCCCGGGATACCTTGCGCAACACCCGCCACCGACGAGGCCACAGGACCTGGAACAACATGCCTGCGTGCTGTATTCGCACACTCCAAACGCGACCTGGCATTTCACCAAGGACGGCACGCGGACCTCGGTCAAGGTGTCGGGATCCATGATCACCGACAACCCGGACGTAATCCTGGAGTCAGCAATCACGGGGCTCGGTATCACCTACCTACCAAGCTTTCTGATCAGCGACCCGATACGCAGCGGTGAGTTGAGGCTGGTACTGGAAGATTACAAGGCGACGGAGATGAGCCTGTACGCGGTGTACGCCTCGCGCAAGTACTTGCCGGCGAAGACTCGTGTGTTTATCGATTTCATCAAGGAGCGCATCAGCGATCCGCCCTATTGGGATCACTTTCTGAACGAGCGAAGATGA
- a CDS encoding alpha-E domain-containing protein: MLSRVAESIYWMARYIERVENLARIVNVNANLLLDLPTRMTVGWQPLIDITGSKRLFAKTYDEASERNVVRFLVADTDYPGSLVSSVNLARENARTIRDIIPREGWELINELYLDIKGSVGPGLARKNRFEFLNRIIGRTQQMTGLLAGTMLNDQGYDFLRMGRNLERGDMTSRIVDVQSGKLLPKESEELVPYENAQWMSVLQSLSGYQAYRQKVQGPIRRSQVLRFLLQDVQFPRSFGHCVREVEACLKHLPRSREPLQAIKSVAQTVRRTKLAPLSEKELHKFLDGLQTELGDAHESIQSTYFRHD, translated from the coding sequence ATGCTGTCACGGGTAGCGGAAAGCATCTACTGGATGGCACGCTATATCGAACGCGTCGAAAACCTCGCGCGTATCGTGAACGTGAACGCCAACCTGCTACTCGATCTGCCCACGCGGATGACCGTGGGCTGGCAACCGCTGATCGATATCACCGGCAGCAAGCGCCTGTTCGCGAAGACCTACGATGAGGCGAGCGAACGCAATGTAGTGCGCTTCCTCGTCGCCGATACGGACTACCCCGGCTCGCTGGTGAGTTCGGTGAACCTTGCGCGCGAAAATGCCCGTACCATCCGCGACATCATTCCGCGCGAGGGGTGGGAGCTCATTAACGAACTGTACCTGGACATCAAGGGCAGCGTGGGTCCTGGCCTGGCACGCAAGAACCGGTTCGAGTTCCTGAACCGCATCATCGGCCGCACCCAGCAAATGACCGGCTTGCTCGCCGGGACAATGCTGAACGACCAGGGCTACGACTTCCTGCGCATGGGCCGCAACCTGGAGCGCGGCGACATGACCTCCCGTATCGTTGACGTGCAGTCGGGCAAGCTGCTGCCCAAGGAATCGGAAGAACTGGTGCCTTACGAAAACGCGCAATGGATGAGCGTGCTGCAGTCCCTCTCCGGCTATCAGGCCTACCGCCAGAAGGTGCAGGGACCGATTCGCCGCTCGCAGGTACTGCGCTTCCTGCTCCAGGATGTCCAGTTCCCGCGCAGCTTCGGCCATTGCGTGCGCGAGGTCGAAGCCTGCCTCAAGCACCTGCCGCGCAGCCGGGAGCCCTTACAGGCGATCAAGTCCGTTGCGCAAACGGTGCGTCGCACGAAGCTCGCGCCCCTGTCGGAGAAGGAACTGCACAAGTTTCTCGACGGCCTGCAAACCGAGCTTGGCGATGCCCACGAGTCTATCCAGAGCACGTACTTCCGCCACGACTGA
- a CDS encoding energy-coupling factor ABC transporter permease yields the protein MNILIHHFSTASQIVIWFLFAATVMVAVWRAPWHHLKEAESLHILLGIIVGIMVIWALKAGLAAGLSIHLLGTTLLTLMFGWAFAILGILVVLVAHAIQSGSGWAALPMNTLMLGALPALLSYLIFRGVDRFLPNNFFVYIFLNAFFGAGLAVASAVFATSIVHIVSGAYPASLVWYSYTRYVPLVMFPEGFITGMLMTLFIAYRPEWVSTFDDDRYIIGK from the coding sequence ATGAACATCCTGATTCATCATTTCTCCACTGCCTCCCAGATCGTCATCTGGTTCCTGTTTGCCGCTACGGTCATGGTCGCGGTCTGGCGGGCGCCCTGGCATCACCTGAAGGAAGCGGAATCGCTGCACATCCTGCTGGGCATAATCGTCGGCATCATGGTGATCTGGGCGCTGAAGGCCGGCCTCGCGGCCGGCCTGTCCATCCATCTGCTGGGTACGACCTTGCTGACCCTGATGTTTGGCTGGGCCTTCGCCATCCTGGGCATATTGGTCGTCTTGGTGGCCCACGCCATTCAATCCGGAAGCGGCTGGGCGGCATTGCCCATGAACACCCTGATGCTGGGGGCGCTTCCGGCGCTATTGAGCTACCTCATCTTCCGCGGCGTCGATCGCTTCCTGCCAAATAATTTCTTCGTCTACATCTTTCTCAATGCCTTCTTCGGGGCAGGGCTTGCGGTGGCGAGCGCCGTGTTCGCAACCAGCATCGTTCATATCGTGAGTGGCGCGTACCCGGCGTCGCTGGTCTGGTACAGCTATACGCGCTACGTGCCGCTGGTGATGTTTCCGGAAGGGTTTATCACGGGAATGCTGATGACCCTGTTCATCGCCTACCGGCCGGAATGGGTCAGCACCTTCGACGATGATCGGTACATCATCGGCAAATAG